The sequence CGGCTCGAACATTCCAGGCGCCTCCGGAGCGCCGGGTCAACCCATGATCACGCAGGCACGCGGATTCGTGCCTGCCTGGATGGTCAAGAACGAAGCGCGCGCAGCCTGCCCGCAGGTCATCGGACAGCCGACCTGCCTCGCGCTGATCAAGAACGGACCTCAACCTAACTGCAGCCCGTCGAGCAGCTGCGGCTTCACGCCGAAGGATCTCGAGACCCGCTACAAACTGCCGATCACGAAAGGATCCGGCCAGATCGTGGCGATCGTCGACGCCGGCGATCATCCCGACGCCGCTTCCGACCTCTCGAAGTATCGAACGCAGTTTGGCCTCGGAACGGCCAGCTTCTTCAAGTACAATCAGAACGGGCAGCAGAGCAACTATCCGTCGTACACCGGCTGGCATCTCGAGATCGATCTCGACATCGACATGGTCTCGGCGGCATGCCCGCTCTGCACGATCTATCTCGTCGAGGCGAACAGCGCGAGCACGAGCGATCTCGATACGGCCGAAAAAGAGGCCGTGACGCTGGGCGCGCACATCATCAGCAACAGCTGGATCTGCTACGGCTCGATCAACTGCGTCGACCATTCGGCCTTCGACCAGCCGGGCGTGGAGTACCTCGCCGCGTCGGGTGACGCCGGCTACGGGCAGAACGGCGCGCCGGAAGCGCTCGGGACGGTCGTTTCGGTCGGCGGCACACAGCTCGCGAAGAGCGGATCGACCTATACTGAATCTATCTGGTTCGACGGCGGCGGCGGTTGCGCCACCGGCGAGACCAAGCCGTCGTGGCAGCACGATCCGGACTGCTCGTACCGTACCGACTCCGACGTCTCCTCCGAGGCCGGCTGCTCGCCGGGCGTTGCCGAGTACGACACTCTCAGCGGCGGCTGGGTCGGCGTCTGCGGCACGAGCGCGGCGTCGCCGCTGAACGCCGGCATCTACGGTCTCGCGGGCAACGCGAGCTCGCAGGACGCGGCCAAGAAGTTCTGGACGCTGACGAAAACACAACACAAGAAGGATCTGCACCGCGTCTCAGGCGGCGGCAACTGCGGCAGCTACCTGTGCGGGGACGGCAGGTACAAGCGCTACTACTCTGGGCCGGCCGGCTGGGGAAGCCCGAACGGCATCGGAGCCTTCTAAAGACTCCGGTCCAGGATGGAAACTCTGAGGCGGGTGCGACTGCACCCGCCTCGTTGCACTTTTATCGGTAGATAGTGCATGCACAACGCCTCAACGCGGAAGCGCTCCCACGTAATAGGCGATGCCTGCCGGGCTGTTCATCCCCAGTCGGAACTGGTGCCAGGGCTCAGTGGATCCGGTACGTCGGCCGGGGAGTTCATTTTGCTGATCGTCTGGTATGGCTGACCCTGACCGGCCCTGTACTCCTCGACGTCGCCGTAGGCGCTGGACGCGGTGCCCGTCGGGAGGGACACACCGCTCGTGATGGTCCGGCTCGGCGATGTCGCGCCCTTCTTATACTCAGTCACGCTGTTGTAGCCGAGGTTGGTCACCCAGAGGTTGCCGCGGCGATCGATCGCGCAGAATTCGGGAAAGGAGAGACCGTCGGTGATCGTCTGGAACGGCGCGGTCTGGCCGGGCTCGTTCTCCGAGATCGAATCGGACCCGTTATTCAGCACGTAGAGAACGCCGTTGGCGCCGATGCAGAGGCCCACCGGAGAGCTAACGCCGTCTGTAATCTCCGCAACCGGCCCGACCTCATATTTCCTCGCGTCGTATACGTCGATTTTCCCCAGCGTGTTCTCGGCCACGTAGAGCAGCGGCATCGACCGGGCGCCGCCTACCGTTTGGCGCAGTGGCGCGGCCGGCGCCACTCCGGCGGGCAGTCCGACCGGGGGTGTCGTCCCGCTGCAGGCCGCGAGTACGGCCGCCGTGATCAACCCTCCAAGTTGCGCACCTCACGATACACCGCCCACTGCTCTTCTGCGCGGCGAGTGCCATTTCCGCGACATCGACGGGCCCCATCACATTTCGGAGCGAGGCGCGTTATGTACGATGGGTTCTGATCCTGTGCTTTTGATAACGAAGAGCTGCTTTTAGGGAGGCCCTACGTGAAAAACGTCGCGTTTCTCGCGCTTCTTGCGCTGCTTGCTTCTTATGCCGCTGCCTACGGCCAGGCGCCCCAGACAAACCCCTACCCGACGATGGCGCCGATCGCGAAATACCTGATGCCCAGCGCTGCCGCCGAAATCGCCTTGGCTCGCACGGCAGGGCCGTCGTCGATCTCCGCTCATGCCGAAGTGCTCGTCCTGACGAAGCAAGGCTACGTCGTTGGGGCCAAGGGCACCAATGGCTGGGTCTGCTTTGTCGGACGCTCGTGGTCGGCCGGTCTCAATGATCCCGAGTTCTGGAACTGGCGGGGTCTCGGGCCGGCGTGCCTCAACCCGCCGGCCGTGCGAAGTGTACTCCCGCAATACATCGCACGTACGAAGTGGGCAATCGCCGGTGACACCCGCGAGGAGATCGCTGCGAAGTCGAAAGCCGCCTACGCCGACCACCAATTCACCGATCCCGCTCCCGCATCGTTTGCGTTCATGCTATCGAAACAAGGCTACCTGCTCGGCGCCGACGGACCGTGGCGTCCGCACGTTATGCCGTTCACCGCGTACGACCAAATGGCCACGTGGGGCGCGGGCTTCAAGGGGTCGCCAATCGATGGGCCCTCGGATTACACGTACTATCGCCCGTACGAGCCGTTGACGATCGCTATTCCGGTGTCCCACTGGTCCGACGGTTCGCCCGCGCCAAAGTGACAGCGCTTATTTCCGTTCGCGATTCTTCGACGACACGGATTTGTGCGCGACAAAGCTCTATCTGTGCTCCAGGAATGCGTGGCCCCGAGCCTTGTGGACAGCCTGTGCATAGACCCCGTGACCGGCCGCTCGTCGTCGAAGAGGCTGAATAGGCGGAAGAGAAACGTCGTAGACCGCGGTTAGATTCGCTGTTACGATCAAGGCCTTCCGTTGACCGCCCCCGTTTGATAGGGCGGCCGGTTCGTTTTATACGAGGAGGCTGCCGTGAACGATATGGAACGCGTCTGGAAACGAATTAAGACCACGGCGGCGAGGTTCGCTAGGCGCAAAGCCGTCGTTGGCGAGGCTGAATCGCGAGATACCGTCCTCGAAATCTGCCGCTCGGAAAATGCGAAGTCGCCACCCCCCGAGGCTGTAGACTACCTGACGGCCGAATTGCTGCGGCTCACCCGAGAGGGCCAGAACAACTAGGCCGAGCGCGTCACGCTGGAAGGCTACCCCCTCTTCCCTGAAGTTGCGCTTTACGCTTCGACGCCGGATGCATCTCGCCGTGCTCGGACGCGCAGTTGGCGAATGAGTTCCAGACATTCATTGCGTCACGCACCGCTCTGCCAGCGAACCGAGCACGTACGCTTTTAACGCCCGGCCGCGGCCCAAAGTCCGCCCGCGCCATCCGACGCTACCGCCAAGAGATCGTCGAAGCTTTGCGGCTGTTGCGGCCCTCCAAACCTCGTCGTTATCTGGGGACCGAATAACAGCGTAATTTGTGCGTATCCGAACGATCTCGTTTCCCCCGGTAACTACGAGCTCGACCCTGCGACACTCACGATCCAGTCCTTGAACACGTCGCCTAGTCCGTGATCGTATCGCGGGCTACGATCCAGTGCGAGGTCCGAGTCTTGCGTTCTCGGGAATCATCTCAATGAGCCGCTGGTTCTGGACCCAAGTATTCAAAAGATTCAAGGCAGGAAAGCTCAGGTTCGTTAGCAGGCGATCCTCGCGCCAACTGCCCGTCCTCGCCTCGTACATGCTGTGATCGGCGCCGGGAATGACGCCGATCGTGTAGTTTTCGTTCCCCGCCTCGGCCATCGTCTTCGCGAATAAGGCGATGTTCTCATCGGGATCGCCGATGGTATCGTGCTGCGCGAACAAAAGCAGAACCGGCCCCGTAAAACGCCGCCAGAATTCGGTAGGTTGAACGGCACCCGACTCGCGCCAAAACTTCCATGCACTGGAGCTTTTCGACGCTGGCGGACCGACGTAGGGGTCCGGAAACCACGGACGGTTTGCATATTTCGTGTAGGCCGCCGCATACGCGTCCCAATCTTGGCCCGTCCGCGCGTAGTGAAACTTGAGGCGCTGAAAAGCAACCGCATCGGCGATGTCACGTTCGTTGAAACCATCGACGCGCATCATCCTTGCAGTTCGCTCTATCTCTTCGGTGTTCGCGTCGACGATGCTGCCCGACTCATTCACAATGAATCCGACGCCGTTCTCTAGAGTCGCGACTTTTGGCGCGATGATCCCACCTTGGCTCATCCCCCAGATTCCGGTCCGCGCGGGATCGATGCCGGGTTGCTGTTTAAGAAACCGAAACGCCGCCGCGGCCACCTGCTCAACGCCGTTGTCCCCTGCCGCACCGCTGGAATCGCCGACGCCCCGCTTGTCGAAACTCAACACGACAAAGCCCAAGCGGGCAAACTGATCGGCGACGAAATCTTCGAGCGCGTAAAAGCCGCTTCGCGGCTGCCCGTTCGAACCCGACAGAAGGAGAACAGCGGGAAACCGGCCCACCCCCGGCGGTCGTCGCAGCGTTCCGGATATGCGCGCGCCGAGGGCATCGAAAGTTACGTCTGCTAAATTGGCGACGGTTACTCGGTGAAGCATCGCGGTCGCGCCGTCGACGGCAAATGTGAGATCGTTCGCCCCGAAGCTAAACTGGGCGGTCACGGCCACCGGAGCGTAAATAAGCAGGGATGGACCCCCAAAGAACGACCCGTTTGAAAGCGGATAAAGCCGGCCTGTTCTTCCAGTCAAGCGATCGAAGAAGTAGAGGGCCCCGAGCGACTCACCGATGACGACGTCGTGGCCGTGCCCATCGGAGAAATCACCGGTGAACGGAAGCAGATCGCTTCGGCCCATCTTTCGTAGCGGCCAAAGGTCGAATACACCCTGGCTTATCCCGAAGCGGTAGCTGCCTTGGAATCGTTCGCCCGAAAGTGCGCCCGCCATGAATAGCGTAGCGCCGTCCTTGAGAGCCGTGATCGTCGTCGTTCCGTTCGCTGTCGATCCTGAGGCAGGAAACGCAGTTTCCCCCTCTTTTGGGAAGGCGATCGTCGCCTGCTGAACGCCTTTGCCGTCGTGCCAAAGCGTGACGACCAAATACAACGTCTGCGTGCCATCTTGTACGACCCCCGCCCACGAACCATCAAGCCCCGACGGTGGGCTCGCGACCGCGAAAAGACACGAGAACAGAACGTTCCCAAGGGTCGCAAAGATGCGCGACATTTTACTGAATCATAGTACGTAAGGTCGCTAAGGCGATTTGACTAACGTTTGCTAAGGAAGTTTGCGCGTCCTTTTCGGATTCGGAAACGCGCTATCAACTTTTATCAAATACTGAGCGATTCGTTTGGCGCGTGAGACACGATTACAATAAAGGAGCGGCTAAACTACGCTGGCGAACGGGACGATGTCATGAGTGCCGTACTTTCGCGGAGACGGTTTGTCGTGGTCTCTGCGAGCA is a genomic window of Candidatus Binatia bacterium containing:
- a CDS encoding peptidase S8, which produces MNGTIKLVAPLVAALGIAACSSGGSNIPGASGAPGQPMITQARGFVPAWMVKNEARAACPQVIGQPTCLALIKNGPQPNCSPSSSCGFTPKDLETRYKLPITKGSGQIVAIVDAGDHPDAASDLSKYRTQFGLGTASFFKYNQNGQQSNYPSYTGWHLEIDLDIDMVSAACPLCTIYLVEANSASTSDLDTAEKEAVTLGAHIISNSWICYGSINCVDHSAFDQPGVEYLAASGDAGYGQNGAPEALGTVVSVGGTQLAKSGSTYTESIWFDGGGGCATGETKPSWQHDPDCSYRTDSDVSSEAGCSPGVAEYDTLSGGWVGVCGTSAASPLNAGIYGLAGNASSQDAAKKFWTLTKTQHKKDLHRVSGGGNCGSYLCGDGRYKRYYSGPAGWGSPNGIGAF
- a CDS encoding alpha/beta fold hydrolase — encoded protein: MSRIFATLGNVLFSCLFAVASPPSGLDGSWAGVVQDGTQTLYLVVTLWHDGKGVQQATIAFPKEGETAFPASGSTANGTTTITALKDGATLFMAGALSGERFQGSYRFGISQGVFDLWPLRKMGRSDLLPFTGDFSDGHGHDVVIGESLGALYFFDRLTGRTGRLYPLSNGSFFGGPSLLIYAPVAVTAQFSFGANDLTFAVDGATAMLHRVTVANLADVTFDALGARISGTLRRPPGVGRFPAVLLLSGSNGQPRSGFYALEDFVADQFARLGFVVLSFDKRGVGDSSGAAGDNGVEQVAAAAFRFLKQQPGIDPARTGIWGMSQGGIIAPKVATLENGVGFIVNESGSIVDANTEEIERTARMMRVDGFNERDIADAVAFQRLKFHYARTGQDWDAYAAAYTKYANRPWFPDPYVGPPASKSSSAWKFWRESGAVQPTEFWRRFTGPVLLLFAQHDTIGDPDENIALFAKTMAEAGNENYTIGVIPGADHSMYEARTGSWREDRLLTNLSFPALNLLNTWVQNQRLIEMIPENARLGPRTGS